In Segatella copri, the DNA window GCCTTTCTTTTCATATCCGACATCTTCCAATGGATTGAATTTCAGCAGACCTCTGTCAACAGCGATATAAACCAAGCGTTGCAGCCAACAAAGATTATGGTTCGTATTGGATGCACTATACCCTTTGCCAATCAAGAACAACTTATAAGATTTGCCAAATTCCTCAGTCAAATCTTCAAATGCAATGTCATTCATTCCTCGTAACCCGATGAACTCTCGCAAGTTTAGCTGCGATGTCTTAGATTGGCGATAAGAAGATGTTGAGTTAATACGGATAGAGCGCAGCCTAAGGCGTTCACGCTCCTCCTCGCCAGTGGCAAGCAATGTCATCGGGATAGTATTTGCATCAACAATAACATTCTTCAGAATCTCGGCGGTAACGATGCCCTTTTCCTTTGTTGCCTGCTCGTAGGCTTCGTCAATTCTTAGTCTGAACGCTTGCAGTTGTCCGTTCACTCTTGCATTCTTGGCTTCACCTTTTTTCGTGTCCCATTCTTCGGGAGCACAGTAAAGACCTGTTGCTATGGCTGACACTTTGCCGTCAATCGTGATACGGCAAAATATAGATGTGGTTCCGTCTGCCTTTACTCTGCCACGGTTGATATAATAAAACTGCTTGTATGTACTTCTCATTGTTATGTTCCTTTCTTATTTTGTGATAATATTACAGGACAAACTTGAAGTCCTTGTTAGCTTCGATGAACTTGTCCATATCCTCAAATAGCTTTTTCGGGGTGACACGTGCATAGATTTGCGTGGTCTGAATGTTGTTGTGACCAAGCATTCTGCTGATAGTCTCTATCGGAACACCTTCTTCGAGCGTAACGAGCGATGCGAAACTGTGCCGTCCAACATGATAGACCAAATCCATACTTATGCCAGATAGTACTCGGAGACTTTTCATGTTACCTCTCAGCACTCGAAATTCCTGTGGCGGTAAAAGAGTAGGTCTTGTCGGGTCTTTGTATTTCTCCAACATGGCAAGCGCCTCTGGCAGTAACTTCACACGTGCAAGCATCTTGTTCTTCTTTCTGTGGTATTTCAGCCAAAGGCTGCCCTCCTCATCACGAAAGAGGTTTTCTTCCGTGATAGAAACAGTATCGGCATAAGCCGTGCCTGTATAGCAGGCGAAAAGAAAAAGGTCACGGGTCAAAGCCAACGATTTTCTTCGCTCTGGTATTTCGAGGTCACGAATTTTCAGGAAGTCCTCACGTGTCAATGCCTTTGGTGGATTCTCTTTCTTTTGAGGTAGCTTGAAGTGCATGAAATGATAACGCTCGGAGTGTCCTGCCTTGAAAGCTATTCGGCAGGTCTTCTTCAAGATGGCGAGATAGTGGCGGACTGTATCAAGTGCAAGACCTCTCTCGTCCAAGCAAAAGTCCATGTACTCACGGATAAACTGCTCGTCAAGCTCACCGAATGCCACATCGTCAGTTCCATAACGCTTCTTGACGAACAATACCAATGTCAGGCGAGTGTACTGGTAGTTTGGCAGCGTGCCTTTCTTGTAGTCGATGCCGATTCTTGACTCAATGTCCGCAATGATGGCGTCAAGCTGCTTCAACAAGGTCATCTGAGTGTCTGCACTGCATTGAAACAGATCCTTTATCGCCTTTGCGTCAAAATCCGTCTTGCGCTCCACAAGTGACTCGTAGGCTGAGTTTATTGCCAGCAACAGCTTGTCAATCTTGGCGTTCACTTCCACAGCCTCCTTGCTCTTGCCGTCAAGTCTGCTCTCACGTGGATTCCATAACTTTGGCGTACATGACAACTTGCAACCGAACTGCGCCATTGTTCGGTTGAGGGTGATGCGTCCCATGATGGGAGCCTTACCGTTCTTGTCCAATCCGCTCTTTTTGAGGTAGAGCAGCACCTTGAATTTTTCAACTTTCATCTGCTTACTTTTTTAGTTTGCAAAAATAATCAATCAGTAAGCATTCTCCGTCATTGAAAGTTGTGCAGAACAGTGCAACAAACACTGGTGACAAACTATTTGTTTTTTACCTCGTTAGCAGTGTTGGTTTCGGTAACTGACCGCTAACGGTTTGGTAACTGAAATAACTCAATATCCTGCTCGGCTTTGCTTTGCAGCCAATTGGCAGAATTATGAAATATTGCTCATTCTCAACCACTTGCAGTTCATTTCTCTCATCTTCACTTTCCGTTGCTTTTGCTTAATTTGTGCATGTCTCCCGGCACTCGTATGCAACAATCCAAATCGCCTTAGGCACAGACATTTACACGGTTTCAAAGATGCTTACCCATAAGAATGTAAGCACAACACAGATATATGCCGACCTCGTGAACGCAAAGAAAAGAGAGACAGCAAATAAGATTTCTCTTAAATAAATCCATTGCATTCATTTCATGGTGCCCGATATTGAAAAAATGTTCAATATCGGGCTTTTTAGTTAAAGGCTCCTAAAAGTTTTACGTGAGTCACGCGTGACTCACGTGTCTGTTTCTGCAGTTTTTCCTATTTTTGCACCACAAATGATTAATAATACGCAATATGAAACAGTTTAAAAAAGAATTTTTGACACAGCATTTATTGGTTTTGTGTGCAATGTCTATCATTGGTGCACTTGTTCGCAACGAAGCTATGCAATATGGTGTAGACACCTTTAGCTGCAACTTGACGTTCGTTATCTCAACCACCGTACTGATGGTTGTTTATCTCCATGCATTAGATAGTATCGTACGATTGCTTGCCCCATGGTTTAAGCATATCTTTTGTAATACAGTAAACAATACAGAAAGAAAGCGTCTGTCTTCTATTGTCATCAATGAAACAAATACATATGATGAGGGAGAAAAGCTAAATCTGGAAGATGTAACTTTCGTCTATGCAGACGAAGCCTCTTCTTGTATTACAAGCTATGAACAGTTGAGACAGGAAGCATTGGAAGACAAAGCCAAAAAGGAAAAGGTCTTGTTAAACTCAGCTATCGATTATACCAGAAGAACTTTTGCTGCCTACATGAAAGAGGAGCATTTGAACCAACTTTGTGACAACATCGCTATTTTCCAATGTTGTGCCTCTACACACATGAGACATCATTCATTGATTGTTGATAAGGCTATTCGTACTATAGACTTAATGCATTATGCTTGGAATATAGGAAACCTTTTCAAGAAGAAAGGCATTGATACAGCAACCTTTATAAAACAAGTTTTTGCTGATGCGCTGGTTGATGTGGAAATATCCACTATTATAAGGAAGTTAAGAATGGAAGGTACCTGCATCATAGAATTACTACCAAGCTTAGATGTTCAAGGCGGAATCAAGACACATTATTGTTACTGATAAGCATTGAGCGGTTTTTCAGAGGTTATATCTCAGTGATATTTATCTCCATTACATAACTCATTTACTTTGTACCCGAATAATAAAAATGAACAGATATGATAAATGAAAGTATCACCTTTGATAAGTTACCACAAGCGGTATCTTATTTAACAGAACAAGTTATCGAGTTGAAGCAAATGGTATCAGCACTTCAACCTATATCATCAGCAAATAACCATATATTGGTTGAGATTGATGAGGCTGCTATTATTATTATGAAGTCGAAGCCAACCATTTATCGATTGGTTAACCAAGGCATTCTGCCATCCTATAAAAAAGGTAAGAAGCTATATTTCTATAAGGATGAGCTGCTTGCATGGATTGAGAATGGTCGAAAAGCTACCAAGGAGCAGAACCATTCTGAAATGCTAAAAGCCATGCAAGGAGGAATGAAGCGCAAACCCAAGTCAATGTATAATTTTTAACTCTATGCCAAATGACAGCTTTAAATAACAATAAGGAAACTTCCATCAATCCAATGATTATCATGGATAAGGCTATTGATATGAGTACTCGCCTATCAGGAAGCCAGTTTCCCGTAAGCATCTTTCCTGCCAAGATTCAGAGAATCATCAAGGAGGTACACGAATGCCACAGTTTTCCTACCGACTATATATCAGCAGCCATACTCACTGCATTGGCTGTTGGTATCGGCAACACGCACTTGGCACAGATGAAACAAGGTTGGCTTGAAAGTCCTATCTTATACATGGCTCTTATCGGAAGACCAGGAGCCAACAAGAGCCACCCACTTAGCTTCGCTATGAAGCCATTCCTCGATTACGACTATGAGCAAAACAAGTTGTTCGAGGAGCAATACAGTAAGTTTGAGGAAAAAATGTGCATGTCTCGCAAGGAACGCATTGAAAATGGAGAGGATGGATTTCCGCAAGAACCTGTACGCAAACGTTTCTTGGTCTCTGATGTCACACCAGAAGGCTTGAGCTATATTCATGCGCAGAACAAGAGGGGTTTGTGCCTATGGACAGACGAGCTATCTGCATGGTTCAAGAACTTCAACCGCTATAACAATGGTTCAGAGGAACAGTTCTGGCTATCAGTCTTTAGCGCCAAGACAACCATATCAGACAGAAGAAGTTCCAAGAGTTCCATTTTCATTAAACGCCCCTATATCTCAGTAATCGGAACCATCCAAAAGAAAATACTTAGTGAGTTGGCGAAAGGCGAACGCTCCAGCAACGGCTTCATCGATCGCATTTTGTTCGTCATGCCTAACCTTCAGCAGAAAGCGAGATGGAGTGACCGAGAGTTGCCCGATAATATAGAGCGAGATTGGCAAGCCATCATTCAACACCTTATTGATATGGAGTGCCCAATAAATGAGCAACAGGAAATCGAGCCTCATGTCTTATCATTCACTGAAGAAGCTAAGGCAAGGCTCTATGAATGGCAGCATCACTTCTCCGAGCAATGTGACAATGAAACAAATGATACCATTGTCAGCATCTATTGCAAGTTGGAGATATACATCATCCGTTTCTGTCTGATTATTCAATTGGCACGATGGACGTGTGGAGAATGTGATAAGGAAGCCATCGACCTGCTGAGTGTAGAGCGAGCCATCCGATTGACAGATTATTTCAAGAACTCTGCCATATCAGTACAAAATATCCTCAACGAGAATATGCTCACCGCTCAACAACAAGCAATCGTCAACCATCTTCCTGCAACATTCACCACGGCCCAGGCTCATGATGTCGCCAAAGAGAACGACATGAAGTCAAGGACATTGGAAAGATTTCTGAATGATAACATCGGAGTCCTATTTCGCAAAGAGAAGCATGGGGAATATTCAAAGATTAACTCGTGACGGTATTGTCGGTTTTGTCGCTTTTGGCGGTTTTAATACCAAAAGCGACAAAACCGACAGAACCGCCACATAAAAAAGAAATGAAATGAGTACACATAGATTCATATTAGAGCCATACAAAGGCATCGCTACCCGACATACATGTCCAGAATGTCATAAGAAACGTAGCTTCGCCCGATATATTGACACTGAAGGGAAGATTGAGTTTCCTCCTTACGTGGGGCGCTGCAACCATGAGCAAAGTTGTGGTTATCACTTCACTCCCAAGGATTTTTTTGAGAAGAATCCTGAGAAGAATGAGACATTCACAAAGGATGATACTATTTCATATAAGAAGAGAGAAATGCCGAAGCCATTACCCACTTCTTATATAGACGAGAACATCATGCGAAGTTCTCAGAAATGTTATGAGGCAAACAACCTTTTCTTGTTTCTATCTTCTCAATTCGGTGAAACAGCTACTCTTTCTTTGATGGAGAAATATCATGTCGGAACTTCCAAACACTGGACTGGTGCCACGGTATTTTGGCAAGTTGACAATCAAGGCAAGGTGAGAACAGGTAAGGTAATGCTCTATAATCCTGAGACAGGTAAGCGAGTAAAAGAACCATACAGCCATGTTTCATGGGTACACTCGCTTATCCCCCACAAGGATTTCAATCTCTGTCAATGCTTCTTTGGTGAGCATCTTATCAATGTAGCCAAGACCAAGCCTATAGCATTGGTTGAAAGTGAGAAGACAGCCTTGATAGCCTCCTACTATCTTCCTCAATTCTTATGGATAGCAAGTGGTGGTAAGAATGGTTGCTTTAACACGAAGTCGTTATCTGTTCTGAAAAACAGAGATGTGGTCTTATTCCCTGATTTGGGAGCGACAACAGTTTGGCAAGATAAGCTGCCAATGATGCAAGCTCTCGGCATCCGTGCAACGCTTTTCGACTTTTTAGAGCATCAAGCCTGTGAAGAAGATAAAGCTAAAGGCTTGGACATTGCTGATTATTTGCTCAAAATCAAGCCTGCAGAAGCAAAACTTCAAGCCCTCATCAAACAGAATCCTGCCATTCGGAAGTTGATAGATGTCTTCAAACTCGAAATTGTTGACGAGCCTCAACCACGTTTCCGCACTCCTAAAAGTCAACGTGGTTTCAGACTCTGAGATGATTTGAAAAATCGAGGTATCTGACGATAGCAAGTTATGTTTTGAGTTACTCAAAACCTTTCGAGTTACTCTCGAAAGCACTTGCCTATCGGTAGATACCTCTCCAAAGTCGAGTATCTGAATCAACCTATCGGTAAGCAGAGAATTGCATATATGATGACTTACTGTCGTATAGATTCATTGATTTACTGTCGTATATATATGCATGTCATA includes these proteins:
- a CDS encoding DUF6371 domain-containing protein — protein: MSTHRFILEPYKGIATRHTCPECHKKRSFARYIDTEGKIEFPPYVGRCNHEQSCGYHFTPKDFFEKNPEKNETFTKDDTISYKKREMPKPLPTSYIDENIMRSSQKCYEANNLFLFLSSQFGETATLSLMEKYHVGTSKHWTGATVFWQVDNQGKVRTGKVMLYNPETGKRVKEPYSHVSWVHSLIPHKDFNLCQCFFGEHLINVAKTKPIALVESEKTALIASYYLPQFLWIASGGKNGCFNTKSLSVLKNRDVVLFPDLGATTVWQDKLPMMQALGIRATLFDFLEHQACEEDKAKGLDIADYLLKIKPAEAKLQALIKQNPAIRKLIDVFKLEIVDEPQPRFRTPKSQRGFRL
- a CDS encoding YfjI family protein, with the protein product MTALNNNKETSINPMIIMDKAIDMSTRLSGSQFPVSIFPAKIQRIIKEVHECHSFPTDYISAAILTALAVGIGNTHLAQMKQGWLESPILYMALIGRPGANKSHPLSFAMKPFLDYDYEQNKLFEEQYSKFEEKMCMSRKERIENGEDGFPQEPVRKRFLVSDVTPEGLSYIHAQNKRGLCLWTDELSAWFKNFNRYNNGSEEQFWLSVFSAKTTISDRRSSKSSIFIKRPYISVIGTIQKKILSELAKGERSSNGFIDRILFVMPNLQQKARWSDRELPDNIERDWQAIIQHLIDMECPINEQQEIEPHVLSFTEEAKARLYEWQHHFSEQCDNETNDTIVSIYCKLEIYIIRFCLIIQLARWTCGECDKEAIDLLSVERAIRLTDYFKNSAISVQNILNENMLTAQQQAIVNHLPATFTTAQAHDVAKENDMKSRTLERFLNDNIGVLFRKEKHGEYSKINS
- a CDS encoding helix-turn-helix domain-containing protein, encoding MINESITFDKLPQAVSYLTEQVIELKQMVSALQPISSANNHILVEIDEAAIIIMKSKPTIYRLVNQGILPSYKKGKKLYFYKDELLAWIENGRKATKEQNHSEMLKAMQGGMKRKPKSMYNF
- a CDS encoding site-specific integrase; protein product: MKVEKFKVLLYLKKSGLDKNGKAPIMGRITLNRTMAQFGCKLSCTPKLWNPRESRLDGKSKEAVEVNAKIDKLLLAINSAYESLVERKTDFDAKAIKDLFQCSADTQMTLLKQLDAIIADIESRIGIDYKKGTLPNYQYTRLTLVLFVKKRYGTDDVAFGELDEQFIREYMDFCLDERGLALDTVRHYLAILKKTCRIAFKAGHSERYHFMHFKLPQKKENPPKALTREDFLKIRDLEIPERRKSLALTRDLFLFACYTGTAYADTVSITEENLFRDEEGSLWLKYHRKKNKMLARVKLLPEALAMLEKYKDPTRPTLLPPQEFRVLRGNMKSLRVLSGISMDLVYHVGRHSFASLVTLEEGVPIETISRMLGHNNIQTTQIYARVTPKKLFEDMDKFIEANKDFKFVL
- a CDS encoding site-specific integrase, with product MRSTYKQFYYINRGRVKADGTTSIFCRITIDGKVSAIATGLYCAPEEWDTKKGEAKNARVNGQLQAFRLRIDEAYEQATKEKGIVTAEILKNVIVDANTIPMTLLATGEEERERLRLRSIRINSTSSYRQSKTSQLNLREFIGLRGMNDIAFEDLTEEFGKSYKLFLIGKGYSASNTNHNLCWLQRLVYIAVDRGLLKFNPLEDVGYEKKGSPKRRHISRNDLLLIMETPMEDKALELARRMFVFSSLTGLAYVDLRNLYPHHIGMTADGRKYIREKRAKTNNEAFIPLHPIAEQIMSLYNTADDSKPVFPLSSRDSMWFEFHSLGVALGINENLTAHVARHTFGVNMVTSGISMESIAKMMGHSNLRSTQVYAVITDDKISKDMDKLMQRRETKETDQNKNKEDGK